In the Hevea brasiliensis isolate MT/VB/25A 57/8 chromosome 8, ASM3005281v1, whole genome shotgun sequence genome, ttcatgaaagttgttccttattgtgtctagttacatttccttttttgaatcactccatttggagttttgtagttaaagttatggtcattttaccataactggccggattgacctgtacccagaatttctgggcaatttggttctgccatatttggtgacctaagtttggttggcaatttgactaggttatggtaagaatttggatttgtgttcttcatgaaagttgtagggatatgtctcagatttcttctggtaaaatttcagattaattgaacttgcctacactgagttatgaccatttgaacaaatactgttcatttggtcattttctagggacagcttgttgatcacccggattagggtaatttttaggtcaatttggtttagttttctgggcagggtttcttcaccaaacttgtgccattatgtgtctagtttcatgtcgaattggccttgcaccaattaaacctatacaactccatttatagctgcccaaacctgctggactcacaaccagtcctgcagggcacattggacagcatgcctaacctccattcccttggcaccattcactcaatttcctactcaaacatgaccaaatggttactaattgaccattacaactttttttcatcaatacataaataaaatctcaaatttgtgcccaaagcctaactctaccatttcaattctccatatacatgcaatcaatgaatcaaagcatctaatttatgttcaatggcagcgatgtacaactataactcaatctaatcaatgaaaccctaatgtatcctaaggctgccaaaattagtggaatttattcatgcaaaacttgtttcaattctcttaatttcaccctcatttcatactccacattatacatatacaaagttttaaggatgaattagcactaacctttttgaaactaaacttgagcttgttattcttcaagatttctcctagaaccataataatcataatcaattataacttcactttcccaaattaaatatccaataaaaattcaacagcatttccccttaaattggactaaactcctatcataaatcttaaatccacaaaccattaatacctaatctggcagcttgtgcattcaaatttatatataatgatctaaccgtcagataaatcccaaattttaaccatatattcaagacatccctatacaatatcagtaaaaagttTAACATCAAACCATCTAtagatcatgagatatcaaaatattcattcaacccttctgtgacaccccttacccgtatacagtatatccgagtaagcaatgtcacacggtgtatcggcacactctatttttccttaatcgatttttttcatagttttgaatataatttatgaaatataatttatttaagccatttatcgaaattattgtttatttgaggttccgaaaattttatagaaaatccggcagagtaccggctaaaaatggagaaaacagttcttcggaacctgtgaaaaacacttccaataactatattcaatcattctcaaactccaatatcgaaatctcaacaattttcaatttcagttctcaatcatacatcacatgtgataatcaagtataaatcacaaataaacattctcttttccattcacaaacacagttttcattatttacatgaacatctaaATACATTacagaaatccaaatacatatgagaaaataaaatttagttacaaaacgccaaaatgacacctagtgtcctaccaatgcactgcagaagttgaggtgacacggacactgtgcagaactgcaggatggactcaccgctCACGATCGTAtcttggcaaaagcaacgcgctaagcaataatgcttagtggtgcaataataaaataaaagaaatagcaagaaaataaatatgtagtgaatgtatatatttcatttgttttgaatttgtatatcattaactttgtccactttcattcatttggttgcccaagtaacctacattagacgactggactggataaacgggtaacttTGTGTGGGTATCAagtacaccatcggtcacatatgcatctcccgtgtGGCataagctaacaagtcagaatacatcaggcacaaggccaaatctcaatacaaggtcagaatggctgaaagccatgaaatcacagaatggtataatgccatgtgtagtactgctaactgaaccctattggtatgccaaactatccaaaccaatcttgttaggtatactagggcatttgatacttttgaattcttcaaattttgaatttcaagttttggtgtcactattcacctcattggtcaacaaaaatgttgacttttggatagaaaataggtgtattggttttaacaccccaaacataccacattttgtatttaaaacttgttggaattgattaccattaccatttctaagcttaaaaccaagagggcagaattttcagtttgtgaagcctaactttactgttccattagacactgttgtagtgggaatttgaggaaatggtaaacatgaaagttgttccttattttgtctagttgaatttatttttttgaatcactccatttggagttttgtagctccagatatgatccaaaaaccacagctggccggattgccaaaactgcagaattaccaaatctacagtaccatgaacagtaactgtgattgcatttttgaataggttctggccataatttggggtaggtttcttcatgaaagttgtttgtctatgtcttaacttgttgctggaaaaatttcaggtcaattgaccatatctacagtgagttatggccaaatgaacagttactattcatttggtcatttctgcaggtgctgttgcagggtatccggattggggccaacttttggtcctcttgctttggtcttttggtttcttagcatggtttcttcagaaaaatgtgccattataagcctagtttcatgtccaattggccaaacaccaattggacctacacagccaagttatggctgtctaagtgggctggaatcacagccacccttgtgCTGTCCCCTAGGCAGCTACCATTCCACACACTTTgcccatatttcagtcaaattttatggtcaacttacctcaaatggtcactaattgaccattagaatgttctttaaccatttcataagccaagtccacattttactcccaaaaccctagttcaaattcatggtttacacaatttaccttagttagctactaattcattattcttatgtttataaacttcaaacatgatttctagttcactccaagttcatcaaaaatactcatttctattccttcaatagggctgccgaaatccatagtttttgttcatttaagttacaaattcttactcaattcaagttactaacatggaaaataaaagttttaagtagataggtgcactaacctttagtgGGAATTTTTTCCcccctttactttccctttccttcctttctaggctgccaaacactttcccaagatgagtggacaagttttaatgaagagtgtTTAGGTTTTAGTAGTAAACAAGAGGGAAATGAAGCTttgcaaaatcaatggagggaggttgttataccttcaaaatctgaatttttgcagaaatcagtcttactcagacagctcatgcaaaacgttttatatctcataaaccacaagtctaaaatttaccaaattttaacacaacagcctcaacatctcaaatatcatttgtaccaaatttcataattttataagcatcctaactatttatttttctcaaatttcagtaaccaaaattcagaattcaacttgcagacagcctgtgttcaacaatatatttctccaaaccAACCGTTGaataatcaccaaattttaaccataacttccacacatacatgcCTCAAACATATCCGAAAATCAGTGGTAgaagttgagccaaactcaccggGACAGAAGTGAAACATGCTGCCCCTGCTGAACCCttgtttctgctactgttcatctccttctccttctccttcttcctttctttctttcttttccttttctctctttttctctcttgaTTCGGCTGATTGGGGAAGATGAAACAGAtatctttgtttttatctcatttttgcttcatttttatcccttttatttattttgtcaagtggtgattgggtgggagtgcttagtgacataagcatgaggttaaaattgcaattttaattcattttcttttcttttcttttctactcaatttcaatttaatttttagcaatatttattcatattttatgtcataataattatttactttattggacaagttggccaaaaatcatctctgaagacgaaatgaccaaaatgccctctgtttggcttaatagactaaaattgtctataccgattgaaaaatttttctaagccttttcttggcattctaatgccatagaaacctcaatgactcttctctggagtcccaaaaataatttcatgaattttctctcgggtttagggctcttagctacgaagaccgcaacttcacactaggttacccatcactagggcaccggctcatttaacttgattgtattttatttctaaaatttttcctaaatttttcttattattatttaagttatttatgactcctcactctagtctaaatatttttatagacgttatagctgtccggacctactccggtcaccggaacagtagaatgtacggaattgctacagtgagggtgttacacgcaTGATTACTTTTGtcatttaaaatatcaaaattttgttAAATAGTTGAAAGCAAGGGTGAGTATTCGGTTAATCGAATCAAaccaaactgaatttttaacTAACTGAATTATtaactgatttttaaaaatattaaacgaaccgaaccaaaattgagagaaaactaaaattaaaaaaaactgAAAATATTTAGTCGGTTATTAGTTACAACCAAATtaacagaaaaaaaaatatattttatattattaattatttaataaaatattaataaaaatatatttatattctttttatttataaaataataaatatgattttatattaataatataataattataagttaaatattattgtaaaatcataaaaataataattataaataataaatttttaataaaattataattaatatattagttaattaaaattcaattatttCAATTAGTTCAGTTATCAAATCAAAGGTAATCGAACCGATAactaaaaactgaaaattattgTTATAACTAATTGAAAACCAAACCGAATCGAATTTACTCTTACCAAAATAATCGAATTTCATAGGTTCGGTTTAGTTATTCGGTTATAACTGAATAATGCACATCCATAATTAAAAAAAGAGTAAAAGAGAAttagatggagaaaataccataaACAATAGTACGTGATAATACCATGAAAAGAAATGTCATATGGAAGTACTACGGGAATACCATTATGTTTTATATAAGTATATCAATGTGTTGATTTTGTGGTGAGAATTCACAGTTGAATTAAAGGAAAATTCAAGTCTCTATTtagtatattataaatttaaaatataaatatatgaaatttatatatttaaaatatgaattttaCTATGTATCTTATATTTTGAATGTATAATTGACTAGCAGAGTAAAACTAGAAGTTTGTATTGAGGGCAATTGaatatttcaaaaaataaatgaaaacttGACAAAATAtaagattaaaataaaaatataaaaaaaaattaaaaatatgattaaaatttacgTAAAAGTACAAATCTAAAtaacaataaaaatatcaaaggactaaataataactttttaaaaaaatattaaaatttatgagtgaatttttaattttaaaaattttgaaggaCCGACCCTCAAACTTCTACGTAGGTCCACCACTACTGGCCCGGTCTCAGAAAAAAACTCCCAAATAAACAAGAATATTCGAAAGAGTAAAGACAATGTGACCCATGCGGGAATTACCCATTATTTATTTACTATTAAAGCAGCCTTTTAAAAAAAAGGTTCATGCTTGCTCGATCACCATAACCTATCTTAGCTTAAGTTTCATGTGAAAAAACCTGCAGAGAAAAGCCCAGACAGACAGACGATTACCGTGCATGGTTTCACCATTCACCTCCTCCCTTCCACGTTTCTTCACGATCTAATACTACTTCTGCAATTCCTCAAATTCATCTACTGatcacaagaaaaaaaaaatggaaggagAACTGTACAACTTGTTCAAGGTATGGTTCTCAGTTTTTGCATCTCTGTTTTATTGCTTTGCCATTGGGAAGACAGTCCCGAAAGGTACTGCACGATTCTTTTGCTTCCTACCAATTCTATgcctatttcttcttcttcctctcaaccTCTCCTCCATTCATTTTGGAGGTATGACAGCTTTCTTCATTGCTTGGCTTGCAAATTTCAAGCTCGCTCTTCATGCTTTTGGTAAAGGCCCTttgtcctcctcctcctcctccgacAACAGCCCATCAATCTCTTTTAGTTCTTTTCTGCCTGTTGCTTGTTTTCCTATTAAAATCCAACAAAAATTCCATCCAAATGGCCAAGATAAGCAAAACCCGGTTCCTAAAAAGGGCCTTAAATCTATTCCAAATTATGCAGTGAAGGGCTTGCTTTTGGCTATGTTGGTTCGTGTTTATGACTACAGGGAATTCATCCATCCTAAGGTAATCTGGCTCCTATATTGTCTTCACATATACTTTTTCCTTGAATTAATCTTAGCCACGGTGGCAGCCATGGCTCGAGCCCTGTTAGGACTCGAGCTTGAACCACAGTTCAATGAGCCATACCTCTCAACTTCGCTTCAAGACTTCTGGGGTAGAAGATGGAATCTCATGGTCAGCAGTATCCTGCGGCCCACCGTATATGAACCCCTCCTCAAAACATCTGCTCCAATCATTGGCCGCAAGTGGGCTCCACTCCCTGCAATCTTGGGCACCTTTGTCGTGTCGGCTGTAATGCACGAGCTCATGTTCTACTACTTAGGCCGCGTGAAGCCCACGTGGGAAATCACCTGGTTCTTTCTGCTTCATGGAGTGTGTTTGGTGGCAGAGGTTGCCTTGAAGAAGGCGGTTGCCAGAAGATGGTGCTTGCCGAGGTTCATATCAACTCCTTTGACCGTTGGGTTTGTGCTGGTGACCGGTTTTTGGCTGTTCTTTCCAGAGTTTCTCAGGTGTAGAGCTGATGTTAGAGCGTTTGAGGAGTACTCTGCTATAAGCGCGTTTCTGAAGAATGCTGCTTCCATGTTTAGATCTTTCAACACATAAGCAATTGGTCGACACCATAAAATCATAAAACTTTCGCGCTTAGCCGCTTAGATTGTAAATAGGAAATTCAAGATATATTAATCCAGGAAACTTACTATTTAGACATTATATTTAATAAAGTTACCAATTTAGTTTctatatctaaaaaaaaaatattatttaatctttTAACTCTTTAATctctttattaattttttattagtcaatgacaataaaattattatttagtctttctattttaataaaattaattagtcaatacttatattttgaaaaacataTTAGTTAATCTCTATAATTTAGTTCTGTTAACTTTTTAATCACTCAAATTATTTTTTCTATTCAAACAGCCCTGAACCTCTCCTTTTCCCTCTTACCATACCTTATTTATCTCTCATGTTTATCCCTTTTGCACCTACACCCCTCTCTCATTCTGTTAGTTTTTAATCTTTTGATAGAAAATAATATAAGTTGTCTATGCAAAAAGATTAAATAGTTTCTCTATATGTCCAAGTGTTCAAGACAGTAATCCAAGACAATTGTTTTCTAACAGAAAAAATACAAAAATGATGCATTGGGAATTGAACAAAAGActtgaacattttttttttaaaatacaaatgtAGATTTAGTCTCCATATAgcaaaatttttacttttattcaagaatatattttttaatatgtaaaactaactaattagctttattaaaatagatatactcaataataataatatatattttttaagatatataaactaactaattagttttattaaaatagagagactaaatagtagtttgactAGCATTAAAATCAGATGACTAATATAATATTTGacaataaataatttaatgaaagtaaaatataataactaaatagtttttttttttaaatttagagaCTAAATAATTAGTTTCGTCAAAATGTAAAGATTAAATAGTAATATTTCCTATTAATTTTGGATTTTGGAATAGAGATAACAAATTTAAGATCACAAATTTAAGTACTTATTTTGTTAAAATAGGATTAATTAAGTTGTAATTAGTTTGCTAATGTCAAGTtgtgattttttttataattaattttaattaaaatttaaattaaaatctcaCAATTTTAGATATGAATCCATCATTACTGATTTAAATTGATGATTGTTATGAGATGTTCTTGATTTTGTTAGATGGCATATAACTCCAGCGATTTTTAGGTTACAGTCTTGGGTTAGAGGAAATATTGTTCTTCTTATTAAAGATTTTGTACATTttggattattattattaataaaaaaaaaatataaaaaatcttTTGAACTGGAGCTGcccttctttttctttgttttgctGGACTAAGGTCCCAGCTTTTTACAAAGAATTCTCTATTTGGACTCATCTCTATCAAAGCCTTTCTGGGTTTGTGCACTAAATTATAATGTGTATAAATGAGGTTGGGCTTTATGAGAAGTTGAAACTGAATCTCCACTCCTGTCTTTATTTACGCCTtcataatgaaattttaaatttcagaTAGACTGTAAAAATAAGTGATTTCTATTATATTGTTAGGTCAGTTGGTTGATATATGCAAAGTCATTTGGAAGTGTAATAGTTTGATTCAATCCCTTTCTTAATTGATTCATCACATATCGTAATAGCCATGCCCAAGTCAATTTAGCTTCTTGGAGTTAGGAGTTAGGAGAGTCGGAATCCAACTTTAGTTtcgttttaaatattttatataatttcaaatcttaataaaaaataaaaacagaattaaaacaataaaataatttcaatttaatttcgtaTGATTATTCTATTTGGTACAGTTTTTTATTCGATTTACGACTTTCAGAAATCATGCACACCCCTATATATAATAGACTCAATAATGGCCAATTATGCTCCAATTTCATATTAAAATCAGCAATTACGATTCGTGAAACCTAGAGACTAAAACTAGATCAATTAGGGCCATTTTTCTATGATTTTGGTCTTGGCAATTGCAATTTTAGTTCGGGTTGGGACGATATAGAAATCAAAAcactcacaattttttttttaataaaaatcttAACATATCTTAGTCCTCATTTGTGGTCACTGTGTTTTGATTTATGAAGTCGTCATCAATAGTATCAATTATATTTTAGGTTCAACTTAAATTGTGTCTCATCTAGTGCACACTAAAAGCTTATTCCACTACGATTGTTGAAATAGGAGCCATAAGGATCTCTtactaaatttgataaaattgaaaattttgatttgtatttttTTCACCATTGAAGGatgataaaaattatataaaagctatctccaaactcaaatgaaattgTATGGTATAAATCAATTTTAGAAGAAAGACCACCCATAcctcttaatttttttatgttgTTGCATCGGCATTTGTCACCTTCATCGCCTTTGAATAAACTTATTATATTAATGACTCTTTAGTAGGACCTTCATCACCTttgaatatatttattatattaataactcATAATTCTAGCAAGACAAATAGACACAAGTGTTGACAGAATGACAATTGAGAgactttttaatatatttttcactataaataaatgaaagtgttaataataataaatacagtgattaaataataaattattttctttttttttatatatataaatagctgataaataattttaaattattgacTGGAGACATTATTTTTATAGTGCATGCGTATATATTTGAAAAAATGAGTACATTGTCACAAAAACTTTGTATATTATTATGGGTAAAATATTATCAGGTCTTGTTAAAATTAATTACTTAGTTTCTTTTTTAAAAAGTATTTTATAAAATCAAACATGTTAgttcttttataaaaaaaaacgTTATTCAACTTATTTTAGCCTTCGATATTTATATTGTTTAGTCCATATAAGTTAACTATTCATGCTATTTAATCTCTCTAATTGAGGATAAAACAAGTTGACTAtcatttttttaacaaaaatttaatAGCAGAACTAAAGAGTTTGATTTTACAAAATATATGACATTTTAATTGGATTTTAAAAATAGagactaaatagttaattttaacaaattataGGGACTTAATAGTAATTTATTCTCttaataaattaatgatttaatatctttgtaatataaaaaaattgaagatttaaaGATGAGAAATCCCATAAGCTGCAGCATTGTACATAATACTTTCACAATATTTTGGATAGGTATTGAATATTGAGATTGTCTTTCAAGCAATTACAAGGGGCAATTTATTTTCCAAATATATGTAATTTGAGATGGTGATGATTCATTTCAAGCATTGATATGAATATGAACAGTGTGTATGTGTCATCTTTTATCAGATTATAATTCCAGCTAGCCAAGGAATTGGTAACTGGGTCTTTAAAATTTATCTTGCAATCTCCATGGAACAATGAAACTTCAATGGATCCTTCACTATCTGCTTTAATTTCAGTAGGCTTAGTCTTCCACTCTTCAATCAGCCTATCCACAACATCCATAGATGGAGTGTTCTTGAAATCTTTGTCCACTAATTTATCGTTAGTGAAACCTGCAATTACTGGGCCTTCATACATGTAATCCCCTCATCACTAGGGTGAGAGTGGCCCTCCCTTGATACCTGCTCCAAGTACTCTGCCTGCCCCACAAAAGTATCTATTAGCATCCAATCATGTTatatccttcttcttcttcttcttcttcttcttcttcttcttattattattattattaattaagtgAAGCCAAGAGGTGGCAAATGTCAGAGTTTTTTTTTAGTCGTCTTCTGCTACTTACATTTCTAGACAACTGATGATTGTTTCTAAATTTCTAGAAAAGCTTGAAATATTACCTGATTTGGGCCATAGGCAACATTCACTTCAGTAAGCCATATAGGCAATCCTGTTGAAGCTAAAATGTCCAAGGAAGCTCTCATGTATGCAAGGTCTAGTTGGTTAGAACCGAAATGGCCTTCCACACCTATTCCTGCTAAAATTCCTTGGTTTCCAGGATGTTACAGGATTCCCTCCAGTCTGTTCTTGTATTTATCTGGATTTGCAACCTCATCCCCATGATATTCGATGGTATTATACTCATTCATGAACAGTCTCGTTCCCGGATTAGGCTGGTGAGCTTTTGAGAAGTACTGTGCAGAGGTATTTTTGCAAGGCTTATCTTCATAGAAGCTGAAGTGCAGATTCTCATTCATTACATCCCAAACAATTAGTTGCCCAGCGTATCTTGAGACGGCTGAATTTATTCTTTTTGCTGCAGCTTCCCCTAAATCATCAGAAGAAAGATTTTCAATCCAGTATGTTTGGTAATATGGATCATTCCAGAAGATGTCGTGACCTCTGATAGAAATGCCATTTTGTTTGGCAAATCTTATCATTGCACCAGCAATTGTATAATTTTCTTGACCCTGCACATTCTCGGTGCTGTACCACTTCATTTCATTATTGAAAGTGGTATACCTTAATCTTGACGCAAACCATTTTTGGTTGTCTACGCTTTCCAGGATGTAATGGTTCATGGCACATCCAAATGGGAAGATTGATAGGGTTTGTTTTATGGATACCATAGCACCTTCCACGGCAGTTCTTTTCGCATATGTTACCTGGAATCTCACCTTTCTCTTTCGTTCCTGCAAGTTCAAATTCAAAATAGAATTTGATTATGATGATGGTTTTAGGGACAGATTCTATCCTTAAAAATAATAACCCTTCATTCATTTAAGTATGTATGATATATATACAGTTGTTTCATTATAACTGTTAATTGTGGTGAATATCACGGCTCCTATCTGAGCAGTGATAtatttaattctaattaaacagaAGTAAAAATTATTCCCTATAACtgtgtatatatataattgatataTTTTGAGCAGAGTTCTAGGACACATTCAATGAGccctattagttttttttttttaattttttttactgtaCTACCGCATTAGCTAAGATAGATAATGAGATCCCTTTATATACGACGCTGATTTTTAACTCTTCATCagttaataaaataatatgaGAATAAAA is a window encoding:
- the LOC110655950 gene encoding acyl-CoA--sterol O-acyltransferase 1-like; protein product: MEGELYNLFKVWFSVFASLFYCFAIGKTVPKGTARFFCFLPILCLFLLLPLNLSSIHFGGMTAFFIAWLANFKLALHAFGKGPLSSSSSSDNSPSISFSSFLPVACFPIKIQQKFHPNGQDKQNPVPKKGLKSIPNYAVKGLLLAMLVRVYDYREFIHPKVIWLLYCLHIYFFLELILATVAAMARALLGLELEPQFNEPYLSTSLQDFWGRRWNLMVSSILRPTVYEPLLKTSAPIIGRKWAPLPAILGTFVVSAVMHELMFYYLGRVKPTWEITWFFLLHGVCLVAEVALKKAVARRWCLPRFISTPLTVGFVLVTGFWLFFPEFLRCRADVRAFEEYSAISAFLKNAASMFRSFNT